The sequence GGTGGGCAACGCCTCGGTGCAGCTGGTGTCCACGACGCCGAAGCTGGGACCGCGTCGCGGCGAGGCCGAGGCGGTCCTGACCGCGGCCCTCGGCGCCCCCGTGAGCGTCACCGCGACCACCACCGACGGGCTCGGGCTCACCGGCCGGGGCGAGGGGCGGGCCGCCGTGGCCACGGCCCTGGTCGTCCGGACGGGAAGGCCGACGGTGCAGGCGCGCCGGCCCTGACCGGGGCCTCCGTAGACTCTGCGCAGTGAGCCTCCGCCTCTTCGACACCGCAGCCCGTGCGGTCCGGGACTTCGCGCCCCTGCGTCCGGGAGAGGCATCGGTCTACGTCTGCGGGCTCACCGTCCAGGGCCCGCCCCACGTGGGCCACGTACGCGCCGCCCTCGCCTTCGACGTGCTGCGCCGCTGGCTGACCGCCCAGGGGCTCGACGTCACCTACGTCCGCAACGTCACCGACATCGACGACAAGATCCTGGCGAAGGCCGCGGCGGCCGGCGTCCCGTGGTGGGCGTGGGCCTACGAGAACGAGCGTGCCTGCACCCGTGCCTACGACGTCCTCGGCGTCCTGCCGCCCACCTACGAGCCGCGGGCGACCGGGCACGTTCCCGAGATGGTCGAGCTGATGGCCCGCCTCATCCAGCGCGGCCACGCCTACGCCGTCGACGGCGACGTCTACTTCGACGTGCGGTCCTTCCCGGAGTACGGCGCCCTGACCGGGCAGCGGCTTTCCGAGCTGCAGCCCGCGGCCGACACCGAGACCGACGAGCGCAAGCGGGACCCGCGTGACTTCGCGCTGTGGAAGGCCGCCAAGCCCGGCGAGCCGGAGACCGCCTCGTGGCCCACGCCGTGGGGCCGCGGCCGGCCGGGCTGGCACCTGGAGTGCTCGGCGATGGCGAGGCGCTACCTCGGGGCCGAGTTCGACATCCACGGGGGCGGGCTCGACCTGCGCTTTCCGCACCACGAGAACGAGCAGGCGCAGTCCCGCGCTGCCGGTGACGGGTTCGCGCAGTACTGGTTGCACAACGGCTGGGTGACCC is a genomic window of Blastococcus sp. HT6-30 containing:
- the cysS gene encoding cysteine--tRNA ligase, with protein sequence MSLRLFDTAARAVRDFAPLRPGEASVYVCGLTVQGPPHVGHVRAALAFDVLRRWLTAQGLDVTYVRNVTDIDDKILAKAAAAGVPWWAWAYENERACTRAYDVLGVLPPTYEPRATGHVPEMVELMARLIQRGHAYAVDGDVYFDVRSFPEYGALTGQRLSELQPAADTETDERKRDPRDFALWKAAKPGEPETASWPTPWGRGRPGWHLECSAMARRYLGAEFDIHGGGLDLRFPHHENEQAQSRAAGDGFAQYWLHNGWVTLGGEKMSKSLGNTALVDEVVRRVRPVELRYYLVAPHYRSTIEFTDSALEEAGSAYRRIESFVKRAVERVGADAGAPVLCADFSNALDDDLGTPAAVAAIHETVREGNTALADGDDRAVAGTLGSVRAMLGVLGLDPLDPQWAAAGADDEKLTRAADGLVALALEQRQAARARKDFAAADAIRDQLAALGVTVEDTPSGPRWELTS